CATACATACAGTTttgctggagtcatacatacaggagtgctggagtcatacatacagttttgctggagtcatagatacaggtgtgctggatttATACATACAGGagtgctggagtcatacatacaggagtgctggagtcatacatacaggtgtgctggagtcatacatacaggtgtgctggattcatagatacaggtgtgctggatttatacatacaggtgtgcttgAGTCATACATACAGATGTGCTGGATTCATACATACAGTTTTtctggagtcatacatacaggtgtgctggattcatacatacaggtgtgctgtagtcatacatacaggtgtgctggagtcatatgCACAGGTGTactggagtcatacatacaggtgtacTGGGGTCATACagacaggtgtgctggagtcatacatacagttttgctggagtcatacataaaggtgtgctggagtcatataTACGGATGTGCTGGATTCATACATACAGTTttgctggagtcatacatacaggtgtgctggagtcatataTACGGATGTGCTGGATTCATACATACAGTTTtgctggagtcatagatacaggtgtgaTGGATTTATACATACAGGagtgctggagtcatacatacaggagtgctggagtcatacatacaggtgtgctggagtcatacatacaggtgtgctggattcatagatacaggtgtgctggatttatacatacaggtgtgcttgAGTCATACATACAGATGTGCTGGATTCATACATACAGTTTTtctggagtcatacatacaggtgtgctggagtcatagatactggtgtgctggagtcatacatacaggtgtgctggagtcatagatacaggtgtgctggagtcatacatacaggtgtgctggagtcatacatacagatgtgctggattcatacatacaggtgtgctggggtCATAGATACAGGTGTTCTGGGGTCATAGACACAGGTGTGCTGGATTCATaggtacaggtgtgctggagtcatagatacaggtgtgctggagttatagatacaggtgtgctggagtcatacatacaggtgtgctggagtcatacatacatatgtgctggagtcatagatacaggtgtgctggggtTATACATACAGGTGTACTGGAGTGATAGATACAGGTGTactggagtcatacatacaggtgtgctgggggtcatacatacaggtgtgctggggtcatagatacaggtgtgctggagtcatacatacagatgtgctggattcatacatacaggtgtgctggggcCATACATagaggtgtgctggagtcataaatacaggtgtgctggagtcatacatacatatgtgctggagtcatacatacaagtgtactggagtcatacatacatatgtgctggagtcatagatacaggtgtgctggggtTATACATACAGGTGTActggagtcatagatacaggtgtgctggggtcatacatacaggtgtgctggagtcatacattaaggtgtgctggagtcatacatacaggtgtgctggagtcatacatacaggtgtgctggagtcatacatacaggtgtgctggagtcatacataaaggtgtgctggagtcatacataaaggtgtgctggagtcatagatacaggtgtgctggggccatagatacaggtgtgctggggtcatagatacaggtgtgctggagtcatacatacaggtgtgctggagtcatagatacaggtgtgatggggtcatacagacgtggacaaaattgttggtaccctttggtcaatgaaagaaaaagtcacaatggtcacagaaataactttaatctgacaaaagtaataataaattaaaattctataaatgttaaccaatgaaagtcagacattgtttttcaaccatgcttcaacagaattatgtaaaaaaataaactcatgaaacaggcatggacaaaaatgatggtacccctagaaaacacagaacataatgtgaccaaagggacatgttaattcaaggtgtgtccactaattagcatcacaggtgtctacaaccttgtaatcagccattgggcctatatatatggctccaggtaatcactgtgttgtttggtgatatggtgtgtaccacactcgacatggaccagaggaagcaaaggaaagagctgtctcaagagatcagaaagaaaattatagacaagcatgttaaaggtaaaggctataagaccatctccaagcaactagatgttcctgtgagtacagttgcacatattattcataagtttaagatccatgggactgtagccaacctccctggacgtggccgcaggaggaaaattgatgacaaatctaagagacggataatccgaatggtaacaaaagagcctagaaagacttctaaagagattcaaggtgaacttcatgctcaaggaacatcagtgtcagatcgcaccatccgtcgttgtttgagccaaagtggactacatgggagacgaccaaggaggacaccattgttgaaaacgaatcataaaaaagcaagactggaatatgccaaactacatgttgacaagccacaaagcttctgggagaatgtcctgtggacagatgagacaaaaatcgaagtttttgccaaggcacatcagctgtatgttcacagacgaaaaaatgaagcatatcaagaaaagaacactgtccctactgtgaaacatggaggaggctctgttatgttctggggctgctttgctgcgtctggcacagggtgtcttgaatctgtgcagggtacaatgaaatctcaagactatcaaggaattctagagagaaatgtactagccagtgtcagaaagcttggtctcagtcgcaggtcatgggtcttgcaacaggacaatgacccaaaacacaccgctaaaaacacccaagaatggctaagaggaaaaaattggactattctaaagtggccttctatgagccctgacctcaatcctattgagcatctttggaaggagctgaaacatgcagtctggaaaaggcacccttcaaaccggacacaactggagcagtttgctcatgaggagtgggccaaaatacctgctgagaggtgcagatgtctcattgacagttacaggaagcgtttgattgcagtgattgcctcaaaaggttgcgcaacaaaatattaagttaggggtaccatcatttttgtccatgcctgtttcatgagtttatttttttacataattctgttgaagcatggttgaaaaacaatgtctgactttcattggttaacatttatagaattttaatttattattacttttgtcagattaaagttatttctgtgaccattgtgactttttctttcattgaccaaagggtaccaacaattttgtccacgtctgtagatacagttgtgctggagtcatacatacaggtgtgctggagtcatagatacaggtgtgctggggccatacatacaggtgtgctggagtcatacatacaggtgtgctggagtataaGTGTGCTGGAATCATATGCACAGGTGTactggagtcatacatacagaTATGCTGgattcatacatacaggtgtgctggagtcatacatacaggtgtgctggagtcatacatacaggtgtgctggagtcatacatacaggagtgctggagtcatagatacaggtgtgctggagtcatacatacaggtgtgctggagtcatacatacaggtgtgctggagtataGGTGTGCTGGAATCATATGCACAGGTGTactggagtcatacatacagatgtgctggattcatacatacaggtgtgctggggtCATACATACAGGAgtgctggagtcatagatacaggtgtgctggggtcatagatacaggtgttctggggtcatagatacaggtgtgctggattcataggtacaggtgtgctggagttatagatacaggtgtgctggagtcatacatacaggtgtgctggagtcatacatacatatgtgctggagtcatagatacaggtgtgctggggtTATACATACAGGTGTACTGGAGTGATAGATACAGGTGTactggagtcatacatacaggtgtgctggggtcatacatacaggtgtgctggggtcatagatacaggtgtgctggagtcatacatacagatgtgctggattcatacatacaggtgtgctggggcCATACATagaggtgtgctggagtcataaatacaggtgtgctggagtcataaatacaggtgtgctggagtcatacatacatatgtgctggagtcatacatacaagtgtactggagtcatacatacatatgtgctggagtcatagatacaggtgtgctggggtTATACATACAGGTGTActggagtcatagatacaggtgtgctggggtcatacatacaggtgtgctggagtcatacattaaggtgtgctggagtcatacatacaggtgtgctggagtcatacatacaggtgtgctggagtcatacataaaggtgtgctggagtcatagatacaggtgtgctggggccatagatacaggtgtgctggagtcatacatacaggtgtgcttgagtcatagatacaggtgtgatggggtcatagatacaggtgtgctggagtcatacatacaggtgtgctggagtcatagatacaggtgtgctggggccatacatacaggtgtgctggagtcatacatacaggtgtgctggagtcatacatacaggagtgctggagtcatagatacaggtgtgctggagtcatacatacaggtgtgctggagtcatacatacaggtgtgctggagtataGGTGTGCTGGAATCATATGCACAGGTGTactggagtcatacatacagatgtgctggagtcatagatacaggtgtgctggggcCATACATACAGGAgtgctggagtcatagatacaGATGTGCTGGGgccatacatacaggtgtgctggggtCATACATACAGGAgtgctggagtcatagatacaggtgtgctggagtcatacatacaggtgtgctggagtataGGTGTGCTGGAATCATATGCACAGGTGTactggagtcatacatacagatgtgctggattcatacatacaggtgtgctggggtcatacatacaggtgtgctggagtcatacatacaggtgtgctggagtcatacatacaggtgtgctggggtcatacatacaggtgtgctggagtcatacatacaggtgtgctggagtcatagatacaggtgtgctggagtcatacatacaggtgtgctggagtcttacatacaggtgtgctggagtcatacatacaggtgtgctggggtcatacatacaggtgtgctggagtcatacatacaggtgtgctgagGTCTTACCTGTGCAGTAGACATCATGCTTGAGCATTCCTGAGAACTTGTACACGTAGTATCCTTTGGGGCAGGCCTTCACTGGAAGATTACCAGCATTTATAGTTCCCCTCAGGGAATTGCTGATTAAGGGCAGCAACTTGATCCCATCACCAATATTTGGATGAACGTCCCTAAGAGAAAATGGTTCAAGGGAGCCACATTTTAAGGGCCCCACGGTTCCAACTTTCAAGCTGGCAGTGTTTTTCCCAACATAACGGAACCATCCAAAGTTGTATCTGTCAGTGCTGAATCTGCCAGCGGAATCAATGGAGGACAATCTATCGTCCCCATTCAGCAGAGAATACCAGTCACAGGGATCAGCACATTGATATTTGCCATTTATTTGCAGACAGTCCTGGTCGCTGGAGCAAGCTGTGCC
This is a stretch of genomic DNA from Bufo gargarizans isolate SCDJY-AF-19 chromosome 3, ASM1485885v1, whole genome shotgun sequence. It encodes these proteins:
- the LOC122930821 gene encoding uromodulin-like; amino-acid sequence: MPQTDAKSCNFCNSTISTICNVRSGYVICSCAAGYIGNGVDCTRMVFCDKYKCCPKGYNWDLNKKLCVDINECLSPTLNTCSPTETCNNLNGIYLCVPNPSALCSGTACSSDQDCLQINGKYQCADPCDWYSLLNGDDRLSSIDSAGRFSTDRYNFGWFRYVGKNTASLKVGTVGPLKCGSLEPFSLRDVHPNIGDGIKLLPLISNSLRGTINAGNLPVKACPKGYYVYKFSGMLKHDVYCTGKTSAHLYV